The genomic interval CTTTTATCGGAAAAATCTTCATTTAATTTGAAATTTCGTTACAGAGATGTTATTATATCTATATGGAACTTACGTTGGAATCCATTCAACTCACAACCGACGATCTGACTGATGTAGCAGCACGCCATGCTTCTGCCCAAGAACTTTATTCTCCAACAGCCCCGAAGCCGCCTACAGCGCACTTGGGTTGGCGCGACAGATGGTGGTTGAATAACACAGCAGCGCAGCAGGTTGCCATTAACTACTGGTTCTTCGAGTCACACGATGAGGCATGCACGGCGGCTGATGAAGGCAGATTTCGGCTTTCAGCACAGACTGTGATGAAATTGGGTGGACGCGATTCTATCTATCAACCTCCGCCGAACAACAAACACGGACTGGGTAACGTTGTGTGGCAGGCTGGAGCGAATTTCCTGTTCGTCCACCAGACTGTCGTTGTGCTGGTCGCGGAAGTCGGAGGGCGGGTTCCCGAGGAAACAACCCTCCGTATTGCGAAAAAAATCTTTAAGAAGATTGAAAATGCCGCGCCATGAAAACGACGTTAACCCAACGAGTGTTAATACTGCCTAATAATCTTGGTACCACGTTGCGGACTGCTTGGCAACCTGAACGTTTTGGACACCACCGAACTGGCGATGTTTAAACCACGGCAACGCATTCTCCGCTGCGGCGTTTGCGTTCTCGAAATTTGTCGTCGCCTCATTTTCAAGGAACTGTGTGACCGCACCGGTATCAGGATAGTATTGAACAGCATCTTTCCAGATTGCCCTTCCGCAGAGGAAACCGCTTGCCCCAGCCCCAGCTGCGAGGTTGACGTTTTCGATAAACTCTTCAATATCCACGCCAGCACTCAAAATGACCCAGGGTAGTGTTGAGGTTTCATCCAATTTCTGGCAGACTTCCTTCACTTCAGCGAGTTCGTACGCCGAATCTCCCGCATAAAAATTAGCATCCTGATAATCTGCTGTGTATTTCAGATCGGCAGGAAATTCTAATTTCAGGATGTCAACCTTGTAACTCGGATCTGTGAATTCAGCGACGCTCCTAATCACAAGATCGGGTTTCTGTTTTGCGAAGGCGACGCTTTTCGTAGTGCCTTCAAGGGCGTAACTGACTAATTCTAACAAAAAGGGCAAATCCTGTTTTTCACACTCATCTCCGACGTGGCGCACAAAGGCTTGTTGGTGCTTGAGGGTTTCCGAAGAGGCATCAGGATGGTAATAAGCAAGGAGTTTAATCGCATCTGCTCCGGCGCGCTGTGCTTTAGCAATGCTCCAGTTTGCGATCGGATTAGAGAGGCGTTCGTTTTCGCCAACGCCTTCACTGACATAACCCGATTCTTCATAAGCCAGCAGCAATGCGACATCCCGCGGTATCTCGGTGATAGAGTAGGGGTGTCCGTAGATAGGATCGGTAAGAACCGCGGTGGCGTTCGGGGAAAGGACGCGGGTTATCAAAGTTTTGAGTGCTGCGACATCGTCGTAGTGAACATCACCTTTGTCCTTATCCAGTGCATCTGCAAGGGCTTGTACCATAGAACCGCGCTGGTCAATCGCCATCATTTTAAACCGACCATTCGCATCGGCGAGTTTCATGATACCCCGCAATTTTCCAGAGGAAATATCGTTCATTAATTAACTTCTCCTTTTTCAATAGTCATCAGTTTGCTTCGCAGTGAGAATTCGGTTTTTCTGCGAAAAACCTTTCAGTTTTCAGTTAAGAGATAATGTGTAGTAGTGACAACGTATCTGCCCGCCACAAGAACGTGACTGAAAACTGACAACCGAAAACCGATGACCATTTAGTATTCACGTTCAACGAAAAAACGAATTAAAGAGAAAAATAGCTGCTTCGCCCGTCCATCAGGGAGATGGGCAAAATTGTTTTTAAAACGTCCAGCGGCTTCCTGTAAGAGTGCTTGAGACCGCTGTTGTGCGTAGGTAATTGATTTATATTTCTGCATGAGGTGGAGGACACTTTCGACTTCTGCCTCGGTTTTCTCATCACGCGGACGCGCCATGATGTCAATTATATGCTGAGCCTCAGCAGCACTACAGGCATTGATAAGATGAATGAGAACAAGGGTCCGTTTGCCTTCACTAATGTCCCCAGCAATCTCTTTTCCGTATCTGCCAACATCGCCGATGAGGTTAAGGACATCGTCCTGAATTTGAAAAGCGACTCCGATCTCTTTGCCGAGTTCTACGAGTCCATCTATTTCCGTCTCATTTGCGCCACCGATGATTGCCCCAACCCTGCACGGCGTGATACAGGTATACCACGCAGTTTTCTGGACACACATCGTCAGGTAGTCATCCTCATCAAGATTCCAGCGGTTATCGTTCACCCAACTTAACTCAATATGTTGTCCCTCAACGACCTGGTTACTGAGTTGTATGAATTCAGATAAAATGCGAAAGGCGAGTTGATGTCCGAGAATGTCAGTGTTCCGATGGAGCATCTCCCACATCTTACAATGAAGGGCATCGCCGACGTTGATCGCCATCGGGATACCGTGCTTTTGATGGAGACACGGTTCACCCCTGCGGAGTTCGGAACCATCTTCAATATCATCGTGGATCAGGAGCCAATTCTGGAGGAGTTCAAGTGAAGCGGCGGTGTTAACGGCGCGCTGGGTATCCCCACCGAACGCCTCACACATGAGCATGCAGAGAGCAGGACGCAACCCTTTTGCGGCGCGGCGTGGGTAATCTAACATCATCTGGTACAACTGATGTACATCCGGGTGCTCGTGGTCGGTCGGTAAGAACTCGAAAATACAGGCATCAACTTTATTTTTAACATCGCTGAGGTATTCTGTAACAAGGTGCTTCGTGGGTGAGGGTTCTTGTTCAGTCTTCTGCATCGCTTTCCTTACGTTTTGCGCCGTTTTTTGCTTCACTCAGCCCTGTCATAGTTTCATCGGATTCCTAAGCACGGACATCAGGCTTCATCAAGCGTTGACTTCCAAATTTTGCTTTAAAATTATACCATATAATGGGGTGAAAATCAAATTTTTGTTGAATAGGATTCGATCCCATTACGCCTCGCAAGAAGTAAACAATTGAAAACCACAGTAGAGATTACCGACTGCTCATACTTTACAATTCATCCAAATCGAGTGCGACGAAACGGAACCCAAATGGTTTTATCCGCTCCACTAAGGTTTCCCGCAATTGAAGGGCACGTTCAAATTGGGCATCCGAGACCTGTATACGTAGAACAGGCGCATGGTCAAAGAGTGAAACGTCTTCCAGTTTGAATTCGTGTAGGATCTGCTCAACTTCCACCAATGCTGCGGAACTTTCGGCTTGCGCCATGTCGGCATCTTTTTCCATCTTAGGACTGTCGCCTCCAGTCACTACCTGCCATGAACCCGCCATCAACGAAGACCATTTGTCCAGTAACAAAGTCGGAGGCATTAGACGCAAAAAAGATTGTCAAGCCAGCCAAGTCTTCAGGCTCACCCCATCGATCTGCCGGAGTGCGATTGAGAATCCACCGGTTTCGATTGTCCTCGCGTGCGGGGGCAGTCATCTCGGTTCGGATGAAACCGGGTGCGATACCGTTGACCTGAATGTTGTGTTCCGCCCACTCTACCGCAAGCAGTTTTGTCAATTGGAGGAGTCCGCCCTTCGCTGCTGTATAGGCGACACTCGTCGGCAGCCCAATCGCTGAGGTAAGCGATAACGTGTTGATGACCTTCCCCGATTTTTGCCGCTGCATTACATTCCCGCAGGCTTTCGCGAGAAAGAACGCACCTTTCAGATTAACATCTGTAACGAAATCCCAATCCGCCTCAGTGAATTCGAGCGCAGGGTTACGTATATTGACACCGGCGTTGTTGACGAGCACATCAAGTCTACCGAAAGTTTCCACTGTCTGGGCAACGAGGGCATCAATTTCGTTAAGGTTGCTGACATCTGCCTGAATTGGGAGGACGTTTCTGCCAGTCTCACCAGCAATCTGTTCAGCGATGGGGGTTAGTGTCTCTATTTTCCTACCCACGATGACGAGTTCAGAACCTGCACCTGCAAGCCCTTCCGCCATCGCAAGCCCAATGCCACGACTTGCCCCGGTGACGAGGCTCACCTTGCCTTCCAACTGAAATTGTTGGACAGTGGCTATAGCGGATTTTTGATTCATATTTCACTCCGATTAATCAGGTTTATTCCGCCCAATCTTATTTGTTGTCTGTGGCGCGTGCCATATCGGGTTTGATACCCTTTGGTGGTGCAATCCGGGTATCCACACCGACACGCGCTGAATGAAAATCTGTGTTCTCTATGGGTTCAATTGAAAGCCGATATCCAAGCGCGGCAAGAATAGTTAGGAACATATCAACGCGCGGTGCCGCCTCACCCGAAAGTGCGTCCAAGAGCGTTTGTGGATCCATTCCGGTTTGCTTGGTAAGTTCCGGGATTCCTCCTTGTGCGTCTATAACTGCCTGGAGCGCGCTCATCAACGCGGCAGAGTCCCCGTATATTTGATAATCCGCTAATACTGCTTGAAGAAATCCAATTGCAGCCTCGTGGTCGGCGGTAAGGTCTTCAATGAGAACATCGCGCCATTTTCTTAGTTTTCTCACGTGTGTGCCTCGTTGTACTTCGGCTAATCTACTCCGGTAAACCTTCGGACTCCGCATATTGACGCAATAGGTCTGTATTAACCACCTTTATTTTTCCGTTGTGCTCTTCAATGAGAGAAACAAGCAGCTGCGCACCCGGGGAACGTTTCAAGTCAATCTCAAGTGCGACGACATAAATAGCGGCATTATTCCGGTTATGCTCGCGCATAGCATCAAGAATCTTCTCCGTGTTTGTTTCAATTGAAGATCCCTTGACTGTGGTGGGAAGCCCATCCGTCACTAAAACAATCACAGAAGAATCAAGCGCGAGTGCCGCTTGAAGTGCCGCAAGAATATTTGTTCCAACATTTCCGTGAATGCGCTCAGGCCTAAATTTATCAAGGTATTTCAAGGTGCGTTTCATATTCTCGGCGTTCGCCGGTAGCATCTCTTTGTGCATAGCTTGCGCCTGTGTAGAAAAGGCTACTACGTTTAACGTATCGTGGCTGCCAAGCATTAGCACGGAGTCCTTAATAGAGTTAACAGCCAATTCGAGTTTGTTAAGTCCTGCAGCCTGCATACTTGCGGAAATATCAAGACAGTAAACGACATCTTTGGGGCCTCCAAATTCATCAAGGAAATCAATGATGCCGAGTCGATCTGCGATACCGCTACTTCCACCACCGCCGAGGAGTCCATCGCCACCACCCTGTCCATCACCACGGAATCTGCCCATTCCATCTCCGCGTGCCCGGACTCTGCCGGTAACGAGGCCGCGTCCATCGGTGCGTCCGGGTTGTGCGATTAATCTACTGAGGTTCGAGGCTTCGGCTTCGCGCAATTTTGCATCCGTCATAACATCGGGAACGAACTCACTCAAGGGTGCTTTGTTAACTTCCACATCTTCAATCACAACACGTGGACTGAATTTAACAACTTCATCTACTTTGTTCCGAGCGGTTTCAATCTTCTTATCCATCGCATCTCTGGCGAGCTGCTGATTGGGATCATACATTTTTTTCGTGAGGGGTGGTTTCGGCTTCGGTTTCCGCTTTCTGGGAGCCTCTGCGTCGTTAATCAAGTCAACAGCAAGTGCGTCTGCCTGTTCTTGATTGAGCTGATTTATCGGGAGAAAAAGGTAAGTAATAGCAAAAATCATGTGTAAGATAAGGGATAACAGGATAACTGAGCGCGTGCGGTTTCTACGTCGTTTTGCATCAACACCCCAATTCAGCAGATGATTTAACATGATAAAGCCCTCCGAGTTTCGTTTCTCTTTTTAGCCGTCCGTTTTGAAATTATAGATTTATTTACAAGTAATAAGTTTTGTAATTTTGAATGCCTACGCTTCTGACGCAGCTTGTTGATTTTCAAAAGCCTGAATCCACGTTTTGCCTTCAGGTGTCAGTTCATAATAGGTATGGTTGCGATGTTTGATCCATTTGCCCTTGACGATATTCTTGCGATAGTGGATAATCCGTCCTTCAACGCGCTTCAAACCACCGAGGTCCCGTAATTTGCGATGTCGCTGGTGCATCTCCTCCAACGGAATCCTTAAAGTTTCAGCCACAACAATAGAGTAGTCCATTCCCAATTCTTGATGGTGTTTCAGTATAAAGTAATCGGTTTCATCAAGCTCAGCAAATTCGGGTGGGAGTGCGTCTGAATCCGCTGACATCTCGGTTTTTTGAATCTCATCCCACGTTACATTCAGTAATCGTTCTGTTCGGAAACCTTGTACTGCGTTACACGTAGCATCATGGACAGTAATGGTGCCGTCCTCTTTGAAATAACCGGTAATTGCATCGTCCTCTTGTGGTGCGCAACACTTCGCAATTTTGTACGTTAATGCATCTACCATCTCTTTGCCCCATTACAACACCATATATGAACCTAAGTTGCATTTTTTTATTTACATAGCACCACTATGCAGTACAACGAGAGTTATATCAACGTCTCAATCCCGTTCCAATGCGCGGTATCCGATGTCGTTCCGAAAATGTGCATCGGCAAATTGAATGGCAGAAACACCTTGATACGCCCGTTGAATAGCATCGTGCAATCCGCCTGCGACGGCAGTCACACCTAATACTCTACCACCATCTGTTACGATGTTTTCACCATCCCGTCCGGTCCCAGCATGAAAGACGTTCACACCCTCAATCGCATCGGCATTTTCAAGCCCTTTAATAACCACTCCTGTTTGGTACGGATCAGGATACCCACCGGAAGCCATAACGACACACGCTGCAGCTTCGTCATGCCATTGCACGTCAGCGGCGTGCTGTTCAAGTGTTTCATCAATACATGCGATTAGCAAAGGGGCTAAGTCACTCTTGAGGCGAGGAAAGAGAACTTGTGCCTCTGGGTCTCCAAAGCGACAGTTGAATTCCACCACTTTCGGACCGGCATCGGTAATCATCAATCCGACATACAACACCCCTTTGAAGGGTCTTCCGATATCCGCCATGCCGTTGACAGTCGGATAAACAATGCGCTGCATCACATCGTCGTGCAGTTCCGGCGTGATAACAGGTGCTGGTGAGTATGCTCCCATGCCCCCGGTGTTCTTACCAGTATCACCATCGTGGGACATCTTGTGGTCCTGCGAACTGACAAGCGGGAGACAGTAGGTCCCATCGGTAAGCACTGTGAAGGAGGCTTCCTCGCCGATGAGTTCTTCCTCAATCACGACACTATCCCCTGCGTCACCAAATGCTTTGTCCACCAAAATAGTTGTGACAGCTTGCAACGCCTCTTTGAAGGTACGTCCGGGGATAACGCCCTTTCCTGCAGCGAGTCCATTTGCCTTGACGAAAACAGGTGCATTGTAATCCTCAATATAGGCCATCGCTTCTTCGGTATCTGTAAACGTACGGTGTGCAGCTGTCGGTATGTCATTTTTCACCATCAGCTGTTTGGCGAAATCCTTGCTTGCTTCAAGGCGTGCTGCACGCTTATCCGGTCCAAACGCTTTAAGTCCACGTTCGCGGAACGTATCAACGATCCCTTCAGCCAATGGAGCCTCGGGTCCAACAACAGTCAGCGCGATATTTTCGGATCCTGCCCATTCTGCCAATTCGGTGAACCGATCCGGCATTGGGATAGATTCCGCGATTTGAGCGATGCCGGGATTACCGGGCGCGCAATAGATTTTTTCAACGAGTGGGCTTTGGGCAAGTTTCCAGACGAGGGCGTGTTCACGCCCACCCTGCCCGATAACCAGAATTTTCATTCGCATATCCTTTTTGATTGTATTGTATCATAAAATGTTCGGAAAATCAAAGGTTTTAAGTTAGGTGGAAAAATAACTACAGATGTGTTATACTTGATGCATCCATTTTAAACTGTTGGTTATGGAGAAACAAGAAATCAGCAATGCGCAACACACGGGCACGAGAAATAGAAACTTACCGAATGCAAAACGGGCGTGAACCTTTCACGGAATGGTTTAACGCAATTCAAGATACAAGAACACAAACCAGAATTAGAGGACGACTTGACCGGCTTGAAAAAGGGAATTTTGGTGATTGCGAATCTGTTGGTGGTGGTGTGTTTGAGTTACGTCTCCACTTTGGAGCAGGCTACCGTATCTACTTTGGTGAAATGGATAGAACAATCGTCCTTTTGCTCTGTGGTGGAGATAAGTCAACGCAAACACGGGACATCCAACGTGCAAAGACCTATTGGTTGGAACATAAGGAGGAACGAGGATGAGAAAGTATCGAAAATGGAGAGATATTGTAGTAGAGCAACTTGCTGCCAATTGGGATGAAGCACTTGACTATATCCAATTCGCAATTGAAGAATACCAAGTTGATGGTGATACCGCTGTACTTCTGTTATCACTCGAAACGTTTATAGCATCGCAAGGTGGAATTGAGGAAGTAGCCAAACGAACTGCCATAGCACCAGAAACACTGTTGAAAATCCTTTCAAGCAACGAGGGCCCTTATCTTGACACCTTTACAACTATTCTCAATGCGCTTGGATGCAAACTCACAATTGAATCCCTAAAAGATGACAGCGAGTAAAATCAGAACACTCAATTTGGTGGCTTCAAGTTTCGGATCCGAGCTTCCGCAATTATTAACTTTTTTACTGCACGACCGTCAGTTAATCGGTACTTTACCGCCCAACCTTGGAGAAACCCCGGACCTTATATTCGGTGTGATTGCATTTGTGATCTCTGTTCTCTCTGGGGCAGTGTTATTGGTTGTTGCTTACTTCATAGCAGAAGAGATCAATGTATTGGCAAATATAGCGGAGAGTCTCAACAATATAGAGACGAAGTTAGTGGATGAGGAACCCGCTTCAGATAGTTGACATACTCCCCTCGCTAAGGCGTGGGATTCCGACAGTAAATTGATAATGGAGGAATAAATAATGGCAGAACAACATCACGAACTCGCCCACGTCTTTACTGATGCTTCACAAGGCGTTAGCGACGCACGCGGTGGCACGCCACGCGACCTTAACACCGCCTACACCTTTCCGGGTTATACCAAAACGGAATGGACAGAAAAAGCTGCAGCCTTACGTCAACAGATTCGTGTTGCCAACGGTTTAGTGCCAACACACGAATCAACACCACTGAATGCCGAGATCTTCGGAAGAATTGAGCGAGAAGATTACAGCGTTGAAAAGGTCTATTTTGAGCCTCTGCCCGGATTCTTTACAACTGGAAACTTATATCGTCCGTTAGGGAAACAAGGTCCGTTCCCCGGGATCGTGAGTCCGCATGGACATTGGGGGCGCGGGAGACTTGAAAATATTGAACGCGGTTCAATCCCCGGTCGCTGCATCAACTTCGCCAAGCAAGGTTACGTCATCTTTGCCTATGATATGCTCGGTTACAACGACAGCGGTAAACAGATAGAACACGGCTATGGTGGTGCACACGAAGGACTGTGGGGACTTAGTGCGATGGGGCTTCAACTCCAGAACAGTATCAGTTCCATCGACTTTTTAGAGAGCCTACCGGATGTGGACAATGAACGCATCGGATGTACCGGAGCGTCGGGCGGCGGAACACAAACATTTATATTGACTGCTGTTGATGAACGCATTAAGGTCTCAGCACCTGTCAACATGATTTCAGCGACGATGCAAGGCGGCTGTATCTGTGAGAACGCCCCAAACCTCCGTTTAGACGTAAGCAATATCGAAATTGGCGCGTTGATGGCACCACGCCCGCTCTTACTCGTTTCTGCGACAGGCGATTGGACAGTGAAGACACCAACAGTTGAATACCCTGCTATCCGAAGCATCTACGCCCACTTCGATGCAGAAGACAGGGTGCATCAGGTGCAGGTGGACGCAGAGCATAACTACAACAAAGAGAGCCGCGAGGCGGTCTATGCTTGGTTTGCAAAATGGTTTTTGGGAGCAGAGGACACTTCGGCGTTTAAAGAGGTTGAATTTCAGGTTGAGCCAGACGAGGATCTGTTAGTCTTCTCGGAACGCGAGGTGCCAGGGCATGCGATGAAACAGGAAGAGTTTCTACCCGCTTGGGTCAACCGTTCTCAACAAGAGATCGAAAAACGGAAACCGACGAACGAAGCGGAACT from Candidatus Poribacteria bacterium carries:
- a CDS encoding VWA domain-containing protein is translated as MLNHLLNWGVDAKRRRNRTRSVILLSLILHMIFAITYLFLPINQLNQEQADALAVDLINDAEAPRKRKPKPKPPLTKKMYDPNQQLARDAMDKKIETARNKVDEVVKFSPRVVIEDVEVNKAPLSEFVPDVMTDAKLREAEASNLSRLIAQPGRTDGRGLVTGRVRARGDGMGRFRGDGQGGGDGLLGGGGSSGIADRLGIIDFLDEFGGPKDVVYCLDISASMQAAGLNKLELAVNSIKDSVLMLGSHDTLNVVAFSTQAQAMHKEMLPANAENMKRTLKYLDKFRPERIHGNVGTNILAALQAALALDSSVIVLVTDGLPTTVKGSSIETNTEKILDAMREHNRNNAAIYVVALEIDLKRSPGAQLLVSLIEEHNGKIKVVNTDLLRQYAESEGLPE
- a CDS encoding type II toxin-antitoxin system RelE/ParE family toxin, with translation MQNGREPFTEWFNAIQDTRTQTRIRGRLDRLEKGNFGDCESVGGGVFELRLHFGAGYRIYFGEMDRTIVLLLCGGDKSTQTRDIQRAKTYWLEHKEERG
- a CDS encoding glucose 1-dehydrogenase, whose translation is MNQKSAIATVQQFQLEGKVSLVTGASRGIGLAMAEGLAGAGSELVIVGRKIETLTPIAEQIAGETGRNVLPIQADVSNLNEIDALVAQTVETFGRLDVLVNNAGVNIRNPALEFTEADWDFVTDVNLKGAFFLAKACGNVMQRQKSGKVINTLSLTSAIGLPTSVAYTAAKGGLLQLTKLLAVEWAEHNIQVNGIAPGFIRTEMTAPAREDNRNRWILNRTPADRWGEPEDLAGLTIFFASNASDFVTGQMVFVDGGFMAGSDWRRQS
- a CDS encoding DUF2250 domain-containing protein produces the protein MVDALTYKIAKCCAPQEDDAITGYFKEDGTITVHDATCNAVQGFRTERLLNVTWDEIQKTEMSADSDALPPEFAELDETDYFILKHHQELGMDYSIVVAETLRIPLEEMHQRHRKLRDLGGLKRVEGRIIHYRKNIVKGKWIKHRNHTYYELTPEGKTWIQAFENQQAASEA
- a CDS encoding polyprenyl synthetase family protein, with product MQKTEQEPSPTKHLVTEYLSDVKNKVDACIFEFLPTDHEHPDVHQLYQMMLDYPRRAAKGLRPALCMLMCEAFGGDTQRAVNTAASLELLQNWLLIHDDIEDGSELRRGEPCLHQKHGIPMAINVGDALHCKMWEMLHRNTDILGHQLAFRILSEFIQLSNQVVEGQHIELSWVNDNRWNLDEDDYLTMCVQKTAWYTCITPCRVGAIIGGANETEIDGLVELGKEIGVAFQIQDDVLNLIGDVGRYGKEIAGDISEGKRTLVLIHLINACSAAEAQHIIDIMARPRDEKTEAEVESVLHLMQKYKSITYAQQRSQALLQEAAGRFKNNFAHLPDGRAKQLFFSLIRFFVEREY
- a CDS encoding acetylxylan esterase; this translates as MAEQHHELAHVFTDASQGVSDARGGTPRDLNTAYTFPGYTKTEWTEKAAALRQQIRVANGLVPTHESTPLNAEIFGRIEREDYSVEKVYFEPLPGFFTTGNLYRPLGKQGPFPGIVSPHGHWGRGRLENIERGSIPGRCINFAKQGYVIFAYDMLGYNDSGKQIEHGYGGAHEGLWGLSAMGLQLQNSISSIDFLESLPDVDNERIGCTGASGGGTQTFILTAVDERIKVSAPVNMISATMQGGCICENAPNLRLDVSNIEIGALMAPRPLLLVSATGDWTVKTPTVEYPAIRSIYAHFDAEDRVHQVQVDAEHNYNKESREAVYAWFAKWFLGAEDTSAFKEVEFQVEPDEDLLVFSEREVPGHAMKQEEFLPAWVNRSQQEIEKRKPTNEAELQTFNQEMGSGLQYALGLHIPKRTDVTLVEPEGAFPTTYHTNLSAKHLVISRRDVGDAIPAVLFSPEPQVGHDPVTLIVHPGGKENLINSETGEPSSLITALLGADQKVLIIDVFGTGEHGNYERSEDTNYFTTYNRTTAALRVQDIVTTLRGFTGRGDVSEVNLIGIGEAGLWSLLAAGFTEVKNVVVDAAEFGNSSDDAFLETLPIPSIRRTGDFRTAGTLVAPRRLIIHNTGDTFDTEWIAEVYGNIGASQHLLVEKEGLSDEEIAAQVTTA
- a CDS encoding tagatose 1,6-diphosphate aldolase, which gives rise to MNDISSGKLRGIMKLADANGRFKMMAIDQRGSMVQALADALDKDKGDVHYDDVAALKTLITRVLSPNATAVLTDPIYGHPYSITEIPRDVALLLAYEESGYVSEGVGENERLSNPIANWSIAKAQRAGADAIKLLAYYHPDASSETLKHQQAFVRHVGDECEKQDLPFLLELVSYALEGTTKSVAFAKQKPDLVIRSVAEFTDPSYKVDILKLEFPADLKYTADYQDANFYAGDSAYELAEVKEVCQKLDETSTLPWVILSAGVDIEEFIENVNLAAGAGASGFLCGRAIWKDAVQYYPDTGAVTQFLENEATTNFENANAAAENALPWFKHRQFGGVQNVQVAKQSATWYQDY
- the purD gene encoding phosphoribosylamine--glycine ligase; its protein translation is MKILVIGQGGREHALVWKLAQSPLVEKIYCAPGNPGIAQIAESIPMPDRFTELAEWAGSENIALTVVGPEAPLAEGIVDTFRERGLKAFGPDKRAARLEASKDFAKQLMVKNDIPTAAHRTFTDTEEAMAYIEDYNAPVFVKANGLAAGKGVIPGRTFKEALQAVTTILVDKAFGDAGDSVVIEEELIGEEASFTVLTDGTYCLPLVSSQDHKMSHDGDTGKNTGGMGAYSPAPVITPELHDDVMQRIVYPTVNGMADIGRPFKGVLYVGLMITDAGPKVVEFNCRFGDPEAQVLFPRLKSDLAPLLIACIDETLEQHAADVQWHDEAAACVVMASGGYPDPYQTGVVIKGLENADAIEGVNVFHAGTGRDGENIVTDGGRVLGVTAVAGGLHDAIQRAYQGVSAIQFADAHFRNDIGYRALERD